Within Gaiella occulta, the genomic segment TCATCGTCGGCGGGCCCGAGCTCGCGCTTGCGGCGGCGGCCCGCTGCGTGCAGCAGGCAGGCTCGATGCCCGCGTCCTGACCCGGAGGACCGGCCGGGAGGGCGCGCTGCCGCGACGCGGGGCGGGACGGGCGGGACGCAACGAGAGGAGCGGGGCGCGACGGGGACGCGCGCCGGGACGGGAACGCGGGGCGCGAAGAACGGGCGGGCCACCCACCCCGGAGCACACGCCATGCCGGGAGTGCAGCCCGCCCGGTGCGGAGCCTGTCAGGTGCGGGACGCCCGGCGGCGTCCTTCCGGCACGCCCGCGCGCGCAGGACACGAAGACGACACAGAGGCGGCGCGGTCCCGGCACCGGATCACCGCTAGCGTGTCGTCAGGGGCACCGGGGGTGCCCCTGGGGGTGGTTGGGCCGGCGGAAGCCGCCAAGAGAGCGTCCAAGAGAGGCGAAGTGCCAGCAGCGTCCAAGAGAGGCGAAGTGCCAGCAGCCGCAGGAGAGGCGGCCCCGAGCAGCCCCCCCCCCCTGCGCCTGCCAAGCAGTCGCGCGTTTCCTGGAACGACTAGTCTCGCTGGCATGCTCGACCTGATCCACGTCAGCGACGAGGTGGCGTCCGCGCTCGAGGACGGGCGCGCCGTCGTCGCGCTCGAGACCACGCTCGTGGCGCACGGCTTTCCGGCGCCGGACGGCGTCCAGGTCGGTCTCGGCAGCGAGGCAGCCGTCCGTGCCGCCGGCGCGATCCCCGCCACCACGGGGGTGCTCGACGGGAAGATCCGGATCGGGCTGACGGAGTCGCAGCTCGAGCGCTTCACGCCGCAGGCACGCAAGCTCGGCCCGCGCGACCTCGCAGTCTGCGCGGTGCAGGGCGCGGTCGGGGCGACGACGGTCGGGGGGACGCTGACGGCGGCGGCGGCCGTCGGCATCCGCTTCATGGGCACCGGGGGGCTCGGCGGAGTTCACCGCGGCTTTCCGACGCCGCCGGACGTCTCCGCCGACCTCGGCGCGGCCGCCCGTATCCCCACCGTGATCGCGTCGTCCGGCGTTAAGTCGCTGCTCGACGTGGCGGCCACCGTGGAGCTGCTCGAGACGCTCGGCGTTCCCGTCCTCGGCTACCGCACGGACACGCTGCCGCTCTTCTATCAGGCCGACGGCGGCCCCCCCGTCTCGGCGCGCGTCGAGAGCGCCGCAGAGATCGCGCGCATCGCCGACGCGCACTGGCGCCTGGGCGGCAACGCCGTCCTCGTCGGGCGGCCTCCGGACGAGAGCCTGGAGGTCGAGCGGCTGATCGCGGAAGCCGTGGCAGCCGCCGAGCGGCAGGGCGTCTCGGGCCAGGGCGTGACCCCGTTCGTGCTCGCGTACCTGCACGAGCACTCCGCAGGCGAGACCCGCCGCGTCAACCGCGACCTCATCGTCGCCAACGCCGGCCTCGCGGGCGAGATCGCCGTCGCGTACGCGGCACTCGAGCAGGCCGCGCTCTGAGCCTGTACGACGCAGTCCGCGACCTGCCGCTGACGATCGAGGGCTACGCGCTCGAGGTTCTCGAGCAGAAGATCTCGAGCGACTTCCTGCGCAAGACGACGGTGATCCGGCTGGCCGGCGCGGGCGAGGAAGGGCTGGGCGAGGACGTCACCTACGACGCCGGCGAGCACGACCGGCAGCAGCAGCGCAGCTGCGTGCTGCCGCTCGCAGGCACGTGGACGCTCGACTCCTTCTCCGAGCACCTCGGCGGCCAACCGCTCTTCGACCACGAGCCGGCACAGCACGCCTCCCTCGACTACCGCCGCTGGGGCTTCGAGAGCGCCGCCCTCGACCTCGCTCTCCGTCAGGCCGGGCGCTCCCT encodes:
- a CDS encoding pseudouridine-5'-phosphate glycosidase; this translates as MLDLIHVSDEVASALEDGRAVVALETTLVAHGFPAPDGVQVGLGSEAAVRAAGAIPATTGVLDGKIRIGLTESQLERFTPQARKLGPRDLAVCAVQGAVGATTVGGTLTAAAAVGIRFMGTGGLGGVHRGFPTPPDVSADLGAAARIPTVIASSGVKSLLDVAATVELLETLGVPVLGYRTDTLPLFYQADGGPPVSARVESAAEIARIADAHWRLGGNAVLVGRPPDESLEVERLIAEAVAAAERQGVSGQGVTPFVLAYLHEHSAGETRRVNRDLIVANAGLAGEIAVAYAALEQAAL